A region of Carassius auratus strain Wakin chromosome 23, ASM336829v1, whole genome shotgun sequence DNA encodes the following proteins:
- the ncoa6 gene encoding nuclear receptor coactivator 6 isoform X3, with protein MAHQLSLDAQSPRAVPLTDHDSGVEDEDDGSHSPTTTSTIFVAFKGNMNDEDFQEKLDTILHGMPDMLLLGTQRLEPERVEPWNSVRVTFNIPREAAERLRLLAQNNQQQLRDLGILSVQIEGEGAINVAVGQGRSQEVRVNGPLGAPGQMRMDVVFPMQQGQAGMRMNNPSVSMMPPGANMAAQGMVPNSAGPMQPRAPRPPSQTDTMDPMLSGLALQQQQLQHPHVGHGPLSNLGPQGHHMQAIQANRQLNPAALQQLQQQQLQQQQHQQQQVQMAQLGGARGPFNPSNQMPVPPGWNQLPSGVLQPPPVQGPMGPGWRKAPPQPQMGQRQPSLASVQTPNHPPPPYPFGSQQAGPVFSTMAQHQLQQQQQQQTGANQFATPQPKVLQGAPGVVVSRAPPPLPPSSAPQGSLTAKSPGSSSSPFQQGSPGTPPMIGQGQLGPRPTTPQGFPQGVGSPGRAVMGQQGNIQPGFMSIPQHGQVPQGGMGGMPKRMPVGFQNAPVNQNFGQGQVTTTGAGSTPQIQNSQSIANTGVQSSVPVPNHMQSNPLQVAALTHHSGMPAQPPGTTSGGSMGQPQQGLQTQMMGVPQSQHQTQVVASTQSQMAQSQTGGQTVLSRPVNNGQRGMTPPKQMMPPQGQGIMQNQNQLGGGQGHQALMLQQQQQQQQQQQQQHQQQQQQQQQQQQQQQQQQQQQQQQQQQQQQQQQQQQQQQQQQQQQQQQQNAMMEHIVASQIQGNKQAFGPKGQPGVMQGQIMRGPSPNIQGNIPQFQSQMGQQQMTQQQNQQQQMAHLQQQQQLQQQQLQQQQLQQQQLQQQQLQLQHQQPQQAQMQQQQLQQPHQQMVQQQSQQIPMNGNPNQALGMHGSHMRLPGNHHLVQQQLQQKQQQQQVMLQQQQAGQLHQHQLGDSSGNADISQQMVPELQNPQQQQGMLGNSQHMQVGNGHFPGHGMSFNPQFAGQMPIGGPCGQVGGFPVNKDVTLTSPLLVNLLQSDISASQFGPGGKQGTGAVAAANQVKPKKKKPPRKKKPKVEEGQQSTDSLCGLDSLPHGMEEVEMQGLGGDQGGGIDSNSKLSDFASRPGLPGQSGDQRVLQQMPMQFMPPQQQQQQQIQQMQQQQQLQQQQQQQQQQQIQQQQMQQQHQQIQQQQMQQQQMQMQSMHGPQGQAGTSQGPHHVQTQIHSQQSMQIQQQQQPQHQQQQLQSQPQQQQQQAQHQQQQQQQQQQQQQHQQQQQQMMMMLKMHQEAKNRMTLQQGGHMQKSLVNPNDPSQRMPVSQPGNMPVMIDLQGHGGVPPSPDKARGMPLMVNPTLTGQARRTPHSEVGQPTPSEETPGTHSMQDRGPLEISQQSGNGNQPMIPNQGPNTHLMKSVPLSVPHQPGASPQQQSQQVSAMAGSHNIHFSSAPAASQSSRPKTPNRASPRPYHHPLTPTNRPPSTEPSEINLSPERLNASIAGLFPPKINIPLPPRQPNLNRGFDQQGLNPTTLKAIGQAPPNLANLPVNNNTSGNNNGPQSYSSGGGMVSSGGKQDKQTGVGHIKRASPSNSRRSSPASNRKAATPSPGRQKGAKTSLTSPPHPQQMMVSPQNVMVSPNSVLPTTSASLPSAGPGESQQSLNSLQTLPGSTDAIRDGQVVTTQAEQNQAVQFREQSTPKMASPRVPSQEPKRQELSNLVEQRAEDKQQHRTTPQHDHGSAVTPFRDAPTSLNQLLDNTGNPSLSVKSQNNPQVGGEPVQKESPHAPPAQENQPNPLVSQSTNIATSLSTSETDQKPKPASVSSPNLVASSSANLQSVSAVSSVSSNQTVLLSLTSIPNPSVGSNHNLIPISNASQTVLQRPISSVTTPQNQITVFVTSNPISSATNTASVVPPAVVSKVLAVPNKNIRPPDIRQQNPTQTRPQFIAGSVYSIFQATPVSSSANVMSQPVTMVGPIVSANIQLTPTPVLTTSQPSAQASTSVLKTSPAVSIAATQQSRTVIGQLQVQVPTNKFPHVNVVPSPQQPGPGGPKQESVSEASGPKSSPVGQSALHYGMSLPFQQLLASPPACSSPGATAVAGRSPLSPTTSLAKSSPVQTVVSKSTTPSISSSNSDDQKERTPVTQIGKTLDVATTKASCAVTSEMVSALQPTAPVTIPAAQIVSQQSALSPKVSSPEPVPTPSPVPTSTASSNMPPPASTPGMVHLSSPVATSSPPSSLPAVIVSEPTAAPGPPTTTSGSSTATNAQLSGEEQPSLVETSGPDSAETKAIVDAPGISAHPEAPQEDQASCGQAGQGVTTVAEQGDTRATTEKAKGPSRRSSRTDKEPEEEASDSGQRKRVARPGSASSNTGKGAESSTGASPTQAKRRKSK; from the exons ATGGCGCATCAGCTGTCCCTGGATGCTCAATCCCCTCGAGCCGTCCCGCTCACGGATCACGACTCCGGCGTGGAAGATGAAGACGATGGCTCCCACAGCCCTACCACAACCTCCACCATCTTTGTTGCCTTCAAAGGGAACATGAATGACGAGGACTTTCAGGAGAAGCTGGATACCATCTTACACGGGATGCCTGATATGCTCTTACTAG GTACTCAGAGGCTCGAACCCGAGCGCGTGGAGCCGTGGAACAGCGTGCGTGTCACTTTCAACATCCCCCGAGAGGCAGCCGAGCGCCTGCGCCTCCTGGCTCAAAACAACCAGCAGCAGCTGCGGGATCTGGGCATCCTCTCTGTGCAGATTGAAG GTGAAGGAGCCATTAACGTTGCGGTTGGACAGGGCCGAAGTCAAGAAGTAAGGGTGAATGGACCCCTTGGTGCTCCTGGCCAGATGAGAATGGATGTTGTGTTCCCTATGCAGCAGGGCCAGG CTGGAATGCGTATGAATAACCCTTCGGTGTCCATGATGCCTCCTGGGGCTAATATGGCAGCACAGGGAATGGTACCGAATAGTGCTGGACCAATGCAGCCAAGAGCACCAAGACCACCTTCACAGACCG ACACAATGGATCCCATGCTTTCAGGGCTGGCCTTACAGCAACAACAACTCCAACATCCTCATGTAGGACATGGTCCACTTAGTAACTTAGGCCCACAAGGACATCACATGCAAGCCATTCAAGCAAATCGACAGCTAAATCCAGCAGCCCTACAGCaacttcaacaacaacaacttcagcaacaacaacaccaacaacaGCAGGTTCAGATGGCCCAACTAGGTGGTGCACGTGGTCCTTTCAACCCCTCCAACCAGATGCCTGTACCCCCTGGCTGGAACCAGTTGCCTTCTGGGGTTCTCCAACCACCACCGGTCCAAGGTCCTATGGGACCAGGTTGGAGAAAAGCCCCACCACAGCCACAAATGGGGCAGCGTCAACCCTCTTTGGCATCTGTTCAGACGCCCAATCATCCACCACCACCGTATCCATTTGGAAGCCAGCAGGCCGGACCGGTTTTCAGTACAATGGCACAACATCAGttgcaacaacagcagcagcagcagacagGGGCAAACCAGTTTGCAACCCCTCAGCCCAAAGTCCTTCAGGGAGCACCAGGTGTAGTTGTTTCAAGAGCGCCGCCTCCTCTGCCTCCCTCCTCTGCCCCTCAAGGAAGTCTCACAGCCAAGTCCCCTGGTTCGTCATCATCTCCTTTCCAACAGGGCTCACCTGGAACACCTCCAATGATAGGACAGGGGCAACTTGGTCCGCGTCCCACGACCCCTCAGGGTTTCCCACAAGGTGTTGGATCTCCAGGAAGAGCTGTGATGGGCCAGCAAGGAAACATTCAGCCCGGCTTTATGAGTATTCCACAACATGGACAGGTTCCCCAAGGTGGAATGGGAG gTATGCCCAAACGAATGCCAGTGGGGTTCCAAAATGCTCCTGTTAATCAGAACTTCGGACAAGGACAGGTTACTACCACTGGAGCAGGTAGTACACCTCAAATACAAAATAGTCAGAGCATAGCAAACACTG GCGTCCAGTCATCGGTCCCAGTGCCAAATCATATGCAGTCAAATCCCCTTCAAGTTGCTGCACTGACTCACCACAGTGGCATGCCAGCTCAACCTCCAGGCACCACCTCAGGAGGTAGTATGGGGCAACCTCAGCAAGGTCTTCAGACTCAAATGATGGGTGTACCACAATCACAACATCAAACACAGGTTGTAGCTTCCACTCAAAGTCAAATGGCACAAAGCCAAACAGGAGGCCAGACTGTTTTGTCCAGGCCAGTGAATAACGGGCAGCGAGGAATGACCCCTCCTAAGCAAATGATGCCACCACAAGGTCAAGGGATCATGCAGAACCAAAATCAGCTGGGTGGAGGACAGGGACATCAGGCTTTAAtgcttcagcagcagcagcagcagcaacaacaacaacaacaacaacatcagcagcagcagcagcaacaacaacaacagcagcagcagcaacaacaacagcagcaacaacaacaacaacagcagcagcagcagcaacaacaacaacagcaacagcagcagcagcagcagcagcaacaacaacaacaacagcagcaaaatGCTATGATGGAACACATTGTAGCTAGTCAGATACAGGGTAACAAGCAGGCCTTTGGCCCAAAGGGTCAACCTGGTGTAATGCAAGGCCAGATAATGAGAGGTCCTTCACCTAATATTCAAGGTAATATACCGCAGTTTCAATCTCAGATGGGGCAGCAACAAATGACTCAACAACAGAATCAGCAACAACAAATGGCTCATTTACAGCAACAGCAGCAATTACAGCAACAGCAGTTACAACAACAGCAGTTACAACAACAGCAGTTACAACAGCAACAACTACAGCTGCAACACCAGCAGCCACAACAAGCACAAATGCAACAACAACAGCTACAGCAACCCCATCAGCAAATGGTACAACAACAGTCTCAGCAAATTCCAATGAATGGCAACCCCAACCAAGCATTAGGGATGCATGGGTCTCACATGCGACTTCCGGGAAATCATCATTTAGTACAACAACAGCTtcagcaaaaacaacagcaacagcagGTGATGCTGCAGCAGCAACAGGCTGGTCAGCTACATCAACACCAGTTAGGAGATAGTAGTGGAAATGCTGATATCAGCCAACAGATGGTTCCAGAGCTGCAGAATCCACAACAACAGCAGGGTATGTTGGGAAATTCTCAACATATGCAGGTTGGGAATGGTCATTTTCCTGGTCATGGTATGTCCTTCAATCCTCAGTTTGCTGGTCAGATGCCAATAGGCGGCCCGTGTGGGCAAGTGGGTGGATTTCCAGTAAACAAGGATGTGACACTAACCAGTCCCTTGTTAGTAAATCTTCTCCAAAGTGATATTTCTGCCAGCCAGTTTGGTCCTGGTGGGAAGCAAGGAACAGGTGCGGTTGCTGCTGCTAACCAGGTCAAGCCTAAAAAGAAGAAACCTCCCCGTAAGAAGAAGCCAAAAGTAGAGGAAGGACAACAGTCTACTGACAGTCTGTG TGGTCTGGATTCACTGCCTCATGGAatggaggaagtagagatgcaAGGGTTGGGAGGCGACCAAGGGGGTGGCATTGACTCGAACTCAAAACTTTCTGATTTCGCTAGTCGACCAG GTCTGCCTGGTCAGTCTGGAGATCAAAGGGTATTACAGCAAATGCCAATGCAGTTTATGCCTCcacaacagcagcaacaacaacagataCAGcaaatgcagcagcagcagcagttacaacaacagcagcagcagcagcagcaacaacaaataCAGCAGCAACAGATGCAACAACAGCATCAACAGATCCAGCAGCAGCAAATGCAACAGCAACAAATGCagatgcagagtatgcatggtcCTCAAGGTCAAGCTGGAACATCACAAGGACCCCATCATGTCCAGACCCAGATTCATTCACAACAGTCAATGcagatacaacaacaacaacaaccacaacatcaacaacaacaactgcagtCACAGccacaacagcaacaacaacaggcGCAGcatcagcagcaacaacagcagcagcagcaacaacaacaacaacatcagcagcaacaacaacaaatgatGATGATGCTTAAAATGCATCAGGAAGCTAAAAATCGAATGACACTACAGCAAGGTGGGCACATGCAAAAGAGTTTAGTCAATCCTAATGATCCATCTCAGAGAATGCCTGTATCACAGCCAGGCAACATGCCTGTAATGATTGATCTTCAAGGGCATGGAGGTGTTCCACCTTCTCCTGATAAAGCCAGAGGAATGCCACTCATGGTAAATCCAACTCTGACTGGACAAGCAAGAAGGACACCCCATTCAGAGGTCGGACAACCAACACCATCAGAGGAAACCCCTGGAACCCATAGCATGCAGGACCGGGGACCCCTTGAAATTAGTCAACAGTCAGGAAATGGAAATCAACCAATGATTCCCAATCAAGGTCCTAATACTCATTTAATGAAATCTGTGCCATTATCAGTGCCCCACCAGCCAGGAGCAAGTCCCCAACAGCAGTCCCAGCAAGTGTCAGCAATGGCTGGCTCCCATAATATTCACTTTTCTAGTGCTCCTGCAGCTTCCCAAAGTTCCCGCCCTAAAACCCCTAACCGAGCCAGTCCTCGGCCATATCACCACCCTTTAACTCCAACCAACCGTCCACCTAGTACTGAACCCTCTGAAATAAATCTGTCCCCTGAGAGACTGAATGCCTCTATCGCTGGTCTTTTCCCTCCAAAAATTAACATTCCTCTGCCACCGCGGCAGCCAAATCTTAATCGAGGTTTTGATCAGCAAGGACTCAACCCAACTACACTTAAAGCAATTGGCCAGGCTCCACCCAACCTTGCAAATCTTCCTGTCAACAATAATACCAGTGGCAACAATAATGGCCCACAGTCTTATTCATCAGGTGGTGGCATGGTAAGCTCCGgaggaaaacaagacaaacagaCCGGTGTTGGGCACATTAAAAGAGCTAGTCCAAGTAATAGTCGTCGATCTAGCCCTGCCTCAAATAGAAAAGCTGCCACCCCAAGCCCAGGAAGACAGAAGGGTGCCAAAACATCACTGACATCACCTCCACATCCACAGCAAATGATGGTTAGTCCACAGAACGTGATGGTTAGTCCCAACTCAGTGCTCCCAACTACCTCTGCATCTTTGCCATCAGCAGGACCTGGAGAATCACAACAGAGTTTAAATTCTCTGCAAACCCTACCTGGTAGTACCGATGCAATTAGAGATGGCCAGGTAGTGACTACACAAGCAGAGCAGAATCAGGCAGTTCAGTTTAGAGAGCAGTCTACTCCTAAAATGGCAAGCCCTCGGGTGCCTTCTCAGGAACCCAAACGGCAAGAGCTTAGCAATTTGGTTGAACAGCGTGCTGAAGATAAACAACAGCATCGGACAACACCGCAACATGACCATGGCTCTGCTGTTACACCATTTAGAGATGCTCCAACATCTCTGAATCAGCTATTAGACAATACAGGAAACCCATCTTTGTCAGTGAAATCTCAAAATAATCCTCAAGTGGGTGGAGAACCTGTGCAGAAAGAAAGCCCTCATGCTCCACCAGCTCAGGAGAACCAACCTAATCCTCTTGTATCACAGAGCACAAATATTGCCACCTCCTTGTCTACAAGTGAAACTGATCAGAAACCTAAACCTGCTTCAGTATCAAGTCCGAATCTTGTAGCCAGTAGCAGTGCAAACCTGCAGTCTGTCAGTGCTGTATCAAGTGTTAGCTCAAACCAAACTGTGCTCCTAAGTCTCACTTCAATACCCAACCCTTCAGTTGGTTCAAATCACAACCTTATACCCATCTCAAATGCATCTCAAACTGTTTTGCAAAGGCCCATCTCATCAGTTACAACGCCACAAAATCAGATCACGGTCTTTGTAACCTCTAATCCCATTAGCTCTGCTACCAACACGGCTTCTGTCGTTCCTCCTGCTGTTGTATCCAAGGTACTGGCAGttccaaataaaaacataagacCTCCTGATATTCGTCAACAAAATCCTACCCAAACACGTCCACAGTTCATCGCAGGATCTGTGTATTCAATATTTCAAGCTACGCCGGTATCATCAAGTGCTAATGTCATGTCTCAGCCTGTCACTATGGTTGGTCCCATAGTCTCTGCAAATATCCAGCTTACTCCTACCCCAGTGTTAACTACATCACAACCCTCTGCGCAAGCATCAACATCTGTGTTGAAAACCTCGCCTGCTGTCAGCATAGCTGCTACTCAGCAGAGCCGCACTGTTATTGGGCAGCTTCAAGTTCAAGTACCTACAAATAAGTTTCCCCATGTAAACGTAGTGCCCTCACCTCAACAGCCAGGACCTGGAGGTCCCAAACAGGAGAGTGTCTCTGAAGCTAGTGGCCCAAAATCTAGTCCTGTTGGGCAGTCTGCGTTACATTATGGCATGTCCTTACCTTTTCAGCAGCTATTGGCTTCCCCACCTGCTTGCTCTAGCCCAGGGGCTACAGCTGTTGCCGGCAGAAGTCCCCTGTCTCCAACTACATCGTTAGCCAAAAGCAGTCCAGTCCAGACTGTTGTAAGCAAAAGCACCACGCCTAGCATATCTTCAAGCAATTCCGATGATCAAAAGGAGCGGACCCCTGTCACTCAGATTGGAAAGACTTTGGATGTTGCCACAACTAAAGCTTCTTGTGCGGTTACATCTGAAATGGTATCGGCACTCCAGCCCACTGCTCCAGTGACTATTCCAGCTGCTCAAATAGTGTCTCAGCAATCTGCACTTTCTCCAAAAGTGTCTTCTCCTGAACCTGTGCCCACTCCTTCACCAGTCCCTACTTCTACAGCATCATCTAATATGCCGCCACCAGCCTCTACCCCTGGAATGGTTCACCTATCTAGTCCTGTTGCTACTTCTTCACCACCTTCTAGTTTGCCTGCAGTTATAGTTTCTGAACCCACTGCTGCTCCAGGACCTCCCACTACAACGTCCGGCTCCTCCACAGCAACAAACGCACAGCTCTCTGGGGAAGAGCAACCTTCACTGGTGGAGACTAGTGGACCTGACTCTGCTGAAACAAAAGCAATTGTAGATGCTCCTGGCATCTCAG CTCATCCTGAAGCTCCACAAGAAGACCAAGCTTCATGTGGTCAAGCTG GACAAGGGGTTACCACTGTAGCAGAGCAAGG GGATACAAGGGCCACCACTGAGAAAGCAAAAGGTCCTAGTCGACGAAGCTCACGAACAGACAAGGAACCTGAGGAAGAAGCATCCGACAGTGGACAGAGAAAAAGAGTTGCTAGGCCAGGCTCAGCCTCATCCAACACAGGAAAAGGTGCAG AATCAAGCACTGGAGCCAGTCCCACGCAGGCAAAACGAAGGAAGTCAAAGTAA